The proteins below come from a single Iocasia fonsfrigidae genomic window:
- a CDS encoding sigma-70 family RNA polymerase sigma factor — protein MKEYLKKIRDLKLPTSEEEQALWFRYKNENEQEARQELISYYQPLVFKLVQQFKADRGVFMDLIQEGNLGLIDAVDSYRPGFNTRFSTFAVYHIRGRIIDYLNKGSRARKFPVMGDILPEKLEETVERSILADRVKELVKGLPSKERQVINKRFLDSKKAELAAAEMGISLSYLYRLQKKAVRRLRGKLATFIHQWNK, from the coding sequence ATGAAGGAATATTTAAAAAAGATAAGGGATTTAAAATTACCTACATCTGAAGAAGAACAAGCCTTATGGTTTAGATATAAAAATGAGAATGAGCAGGAGGCCCGCCAGGAGTTGATTAGCTATTACCAGCCTCTGGTCTTTAAACTTGTCCAGCAGTTTAAGGCTGATCGGGGAGTATTTATGGACCTGATCCAGGAGGGCAATCTAGGGTTGATAGATGCTGTTGATTCCTATAGACCAGGATTTAATACCAGGTTTTCTACCTTTGCTGTTTATCATATCAGGGGTAGAATTATTGATTACCTTAATAAAGGTAGTAGGGCCAGAAAATTCCCTGTTATGGGAGATATCCTTCCTGAGAAACTGGAGGAAACTGTAGAAAGGTCAATACTGGCTGACAGGGTTAAAGAGCTTGTCAAAGGCTTACCCTCTAAGGAAAGACAGGTTATTAACAAGCGTTTCCTGGATAGTAAAAAGGCAGAACTGGCTGCTGCAGAAATGGGAATAAGCCTGTCTTACCTTTACCGCCTACAGAAAAAAGCCGTTAGAAGGCTTCGGGGTAAACTAGCTACTTTTATTCATCAGTGGAATAAGTAA
- a CDS encoding BamA/OMP85 family outer membrane protein encodes MKHFLVLIILCNLILFSGVTMAENELLEQNLQFITAIAFEGNERVSDEEIRSLISTEAGELLDEEKIKNDMQKLYDTGYFQDVKVSFEVYNAGLKAIFELSEYPLVEDIIIKGNESYSDQELMKEIKLVKGEILNHNAILESRKAIERLYQEAGYVLAVLKDIDIDDNGVVSFEINEGYLNELIIEGNEKTKDFVIRREFDFKKGDVINIKELQESFRQLVRLNYFEDINPKLERVDFEKNTANVILEVTEGRTGRFNFGVSYSTAEGKGWGGFITVQERNLFGNGQTLGFDWEFGSTTNYEINFYEPWVLGTPTSFGIGVYDKSYSSEDSVKGDYDVDKSGGSISLGHPLTEEWNGRIKFKVEKSKLDWEDKEYTKDGKTYENDPEDIDLRSITLQTSRDTTNHPFNPTGGGIDVLSLEYAGHFLGGDADFVKYRTDFRRFYNGFKGNQAWALRLQTGFSDGDLPELEKYRLGGSETIRGYDKGSFTGDDMLLVNLEYRIPITENFTGVLFADGGNTWDSYRDIQLDDLHYSTGLGIRMDTFLGQIRLDYGFNEDGEGQPHFSIGNTF; translated from the coding sequence GTGAAGCATTTCTTGGTACTTATTATATTATGTAATCTTATATTATTTTCAGGTGTTACTATGGCAGAGAATGAGCTATTAGAGCAGAACCTTCAATTTATTACAGCGATTGCCTTCGAAGGGAATGAAAGGGTCTCCGATGAGGAGATTAGATCCTTAATCAGTACTGAAGCTGGTGAATTGCTTGATGAAGAAAAAATAAAGAATGATATGCAGAAGCTCTATGATACTGGATATTTTCAGGATGTAAAGGTATCTTTTGAAGTCTATAATGCTGGCTTAAAGGCTATTTTTGAACTGTCTGAATACCCGCTTGTAGAAGATATTATTATTAAAGGTAATGAATCATATAGTGATCAGGAATTAATGAAGGAAATAAAACTGGTCAAAGGTGAGATATTAAACCATAATGCTATACTTGAAAGTAGAAAAGCTATTGAACGATTATATCAGGAGGCTGGTTATGTCCTGGCGGTTTTAAAAGATATTGACATAGATGATAATGGTGTAGTTAGCTTTGAAATTAATGAGGGTTATTTAAATGAACTAATCATAGAGGGTAATGAAAAAACAAAGGATTTTGTTATCCGCCGTGAATTTGATTTTAAAAAAGGTGATGTAATTAATATTAAAGAACTCCAGGAGTCCTTTCGTCAACTGGTCAGATTAAATTACTTTGAAGATATAAATCCTAAACTAGAAAGGGTAGATTTTGAGAAAAATACTGCTAATGTAATTCTGGAGGTAACTGAGGGTCGAACAGGCCGCTTTAATTTTGGTGTTTCTTATAGTACAGCAGAGGGAAAAGGCTGGGGTGGTTTTATTACAGTTCAGGAAAGAAACCTTTTTGGTAACGGCCAGACCCTTGGTTTTGACTGGGAATTTGGCAGCACAACAAATTATGAGATTAACTTTTACGAACCATGGGTTTTGGGAACACCGACTTCTTTTGGAATAGGGGTTTATGATAAATCATATAGTTCTGAGGATTCTGTTAAAGGGGATTATGATGTTGATAAATCAGGGGGGAGTATTTCCCTGGGACATCCCCTGACAGAGGAATGGAATGGTAGAATTAAATTTAAGGTTGAAAAATCAAAGCTTGATTGGGAAGATAAGGAATATACAAAAGATGGTAAGACTTATGAAAATGACCCTGAAGATATTGATCTGCGTAGTATTACTCTACAGACCAGTAGAGATACCACCAATCATCCCTTTAATCCTACTGGTGGTGGTATAGATGTTCTATCATTAGAATATGCCGGTCACTTCCTTGGTGGGGATGCCGATTTTGTTAAATACAGGACTGATTTCAGGAGATTTTACAATGGTTTTAAAGGTAACCAGGCCTGGGCACTCCGCTTACAGACAGGTTTTAGTGATGGGGATCTGCCAGAGCTTGAAAAATATAGATTAGGTGGGTCAGAGACAATACGTGGTTATGATAAAGGTTCTTTTACTGGTGATGATATGCTTTTGGTAAATCTGGAGTATAGAATACCAATTACTGAGAATTTTACTGGTGTGCTCTTTGCTGATGGTGGTAATACCTGGGATTCTTACCGGGATATACAGCTTGATGACCTACACTATTCGACTGGTTTGGGAATTAGAATGGATACATTCTTAGGCCAGATTAGATTAGACTATGGTTTCAATGAAGATGGTGAAGGACAACCTCATTTCAGTATTGGTAATACATTTTAG
- a CDS encoding OmpH family outer membrane protein — MQNYRPKFAVVIGLILIITGFLVLVYPQTNIAAGDDAKGRIAYVDLWTVFNVHPGKASAEEELNMLAQDMQAELEEKASDLPEAQQQEMLQEYQTKLSQQEQELIEGIIDQIKAAIVDVAEEKEVKLVVDKQSIFYGGYDLTQDVIDYINKQQGSLQEPLDATEEELSDELTGD, encoded by the coding sequence ATGCAAAATTACAGGCCTAAATTTGCAGTAGTAATTGGATTAATATTAATAATTACTGGATTTCTGGTTTTGGTTTATCCACAAACTAATATAGCGGCAGGGGATGATGCTAAAGGCAGGATTGCCTATGTTGACCTCTGGACTGTTTTTAATGTTCATCCAGGTAAGGCTTCTGCCGAGGAGGAACTCAATATGCTTGCCCAGGATATGCAGGCTGAATTAGAGGAGAAAGCCAGTGACCTGCCAGAGGCTCAGCAGCAGGAAATGTTGCAGGAATACCAGACTAAATTGAGTCAGCAGGAGCAGGAATTAATCGAGGGTATTATTGATCAAATCAAAGCAGCTATAGTAGATGTAGCTGAGGAGAAAGAAGTTAAGTTAGTGGTTGATAAACAGAGTATTTTCTATGGTGGTTATGATTTGACCCAGGATGTCATAGATTATATTAATAAACAGCAGGGGTCATTACAGGAACCACTTGATGCAACAGAAGAAGAATTATCAGATGAATTAACTGGGGATTAA
- a CDS encoding coiled-coil domain-containing protein — protein MLKGIFRILTVVAVILGIAGLGLFYLVSSGTASPESVNIRTVLDNYLTDNPAGQLSEEISLKRENLRNQLARLRNQEKLLNNKKAALELIVEEELAEIRGKYEEEILDFKKELEVSFENFREEKRQEYQEKILVKKESYEQRLDELIEGYKDKKRQELADYQQQLLDNYHKETLNYRLKLLALELSEEEERAYKDKITGLEQSQEEAVKAKEDQMNESLQEETSRLRQEFDEDFLELQEKMEQEMKREINSKLLSNEQALEGFIAEQEVLLNEEMVQRRRELSERSKEEIVLLENLVREIRNDYLTLQSQIAKLEKEVIK, from the coding sequence ATGTTGAAGGGAATATTCAGAATTTTGACAGTTGTGGCAGTTATACTTGGAATTGCTGGACTGGGTCTGTTTTATCTTGTTTCATCAGGGACGGCATCTCCTGAAAGTGTGAATATCAGGACAGTGCTGGATAATTATTTAACAGATAATCCTGCTGGGCAACTGAGTGAGGAGATAAGCCTTAAGAGAGAAAACCTCCGCAATCAGCTGGCAAGGTTAAGAAATCAGGAAAAGCTCTTAAATAATAAAAAGGCTGCTCTGGAGCTAATTGTTGAAGAAGAACTGGCAGAAATCAGAGGAAAATATGAAGAAGAAATTCTTGATTTTAAAAAAGAACTGGAAGTTTCTTTTGAGAATTTTAGAGAAGAAAAAAGGCAGGAATATCAGGAAAAAATACTGGTTAAGAAGGAATCTTATGAGCAAAGACTTGATGAATTAATCGAAGGATATAAGGATAAAAAAAGGCAGGAACTAGCAGATTATCAGCAGCAGCTACTTGATAATTACCATAAGGAAACTTTAAATTACCGTCTTAAACTCCTGGCTCTGGAGCTTAGTGAGGAAGAAGAGAGGGCTTATAAGGATAAAATAACTGGCCTGGAGCAGAGTCAGGAGGAAGCGGTCAAGGCTAAAGAAGATCAAATGAATGAGAGTCTTCAGGAAGAAACCAGCCGCTTAAGACAGGAATTTGACGAGGACTTCCTTGAGCTGCAGGAGAAAATGGAACAGGAGATGAAGCGTGAGATAAACAGTAAACTGCTTTCTAATGAGCAGGCATTGGAGGGTTTTATTGCTGAACAGGAAGTGCTGCTAAATGAGGAAATGGTACAAAGGCGTAGGGAATTAAGTGAACGAAGCAAAGAAGAGATTGTATTACTGGAGAATTTAGTCAGGGAGATAAGGAATGATTATCTTACCCTCCAGTCACAAATTGCTAAACTGGAGAAGGAAGTGATTAAATAG
- a CDS encoding OmpH family outer membrane protein, giving the protein MLKKIILLGISISFVLLAGCTSRSPEIAVLDIEEVLARSRRAQELQEELLNIGNTLEEEYSQQEDEEEDQNHLERVYQEYLSNKQRLENSFNEEVKVVIEEIRKDKNIDTVLYKDSVYYGGLDITEKLVEMLDSKYDEEEGSDNDRE; this is encoded by the coding sequence ATGTTAAAAAAGATTATTTTGTTAGGTATCAGTATATCGTTTGTCTTACTGGCTGGTTGTACCTCGCGCTCACCTGAGATTGCGGTACTGGATATAGAAGAAGTACTGGCCAGAAGTAGAAGAGCTCAGGAATTGCAGGAGGAACTGCTTAATATAGGTAATACCCTGGAAGAAGAATACAGTCAGCAAGAGGATGAAGAAGAAGACCAGAACCATCTAGAACGGGTTTATCAGGAATACCTTAGTAATAAACAGAGATTAGAGAACAGTTTTAATGAAGAAGTAAAAGTGGTTATTGAGGAAATAAGAAAGGATAAAAATATAGACACAGTTTTATATAAAGACAGTGTTTATTATGGTGGTCTCGATATTACTGAAAAGCTGGTTGAAATGCTTGATAGCAAATATGATGAGGAAGAAGGTAGTGATAATGACAGAGAATGA
- the lpxD gene encoding UDP-3-O-(3-hydroxymyristoyl)glucosamine N-acyltransferase, protein MTENEGLSITELARRVNGKVLGDPAYLIYGVSGVSESTAETITFAETEQYLSEALKSKAGAVIVPDGFTAKGKNMIVVKKPRLAFARIAAVFAPNVFYRPGIDPTSTIADSVVIGENVSIHPYVVIDEGAEIADHVILAPGVYIGAGVKVGESSILHPGVVVEYDTVIGKKVMIHSGTVIGSDGYGFVTDQDGHHKIPQLGKVIIEDDVEIGANVTIDRGTSGPTVIGRGTKTDNLIQLAHNVQIGEENLLVAQVGIAGSSKTGRRVTLGGKTGVVGHLEIGDNTTVASASVITKDTPSGVFYSGSPAQDHKKELREQAARRKMPQLLKRISKLEKRIGELEKKLN, encoded by the coding sequence ATGACAGAGAATGAGGGTCTTAGTATTACTGAACTAGCCCGGCGGGTTAATGGTAAAGTGCTGGGTGACCCGGCCTATCTTATATATGGTGTTTCCGGGGTTAGTGAGAGTACAGCTGAGACTATTACTTTTGCCGAAACAGAGCAATACCTCTCCGAGGCTTTAAAGTCAAAAGCCGGGGCTGTAATTGTGCCTGATGGTTTTACAGCTAAAGGGAAGAATATGATTGTAGTTAAAAAACCGCGTCTGGCTTTTGCCAGAATAGCTGCTGTTTTTGCCCCGAATGTTTTTTATAGGCCGGGGATAGACCCGACATCGACAATTGCTGATTCGGTTGTAATTGGAGAAAATGTCTCTATCCATCCCTATGTAGTGATTGATGAGGGGGCTGAAATAGCTGACCATGTAATCCTGGCCCCTGGTGTTTATATTGGTGCCGGGGTAAAGGTGGGAGAGAGTAGTATACTTCACCCTGGAGTTGTAGTCGAATATGACACAGTAATCGGCAAAAAGGTTATGATCCATAGTGGAACAGTGATTGGTTCAGATGGCTATGGTTTTGTGACTGACCAGGACGGCCACCATAAAATACCCCAGCTGGGGAAGGTAATTATTGAAGATGATGTAGAGATAGGGGCCAATGTGACTATTGACCGGGGGACAAGCGGTCCTACTGTTATCGGCAGAGGGACCAAGACAGATAATCTTATCCAATTAGCTCATAATGTTCAAATTGGTGAAGAAAACCTACTGGTGGCTCAGGTGGGTATCGCTGGTAGTAGTAAGACTGGAAGAAGGGTTACACTTGGCGGCAAAACCGGTGTTGTAGGTCACCTGGAGATAGGGGATAATACTACTGTTGCTTCTGCTAGTGTAATAACTAAAGACACCCCATCAGGTGTTTTTTATTCGGGCAGCCCAGCCCAGGATCATAAAAAGGAATTACGTGAACAGGCTGCCAGGCGAAAAATGCCTCAGCTTTTAAAGAGGATAAGTAAGTTGGAGAAGAGGATAGGAGAATTAGAAAAGAAACTTAATTAA
- a CDS encoding YjbH domain-containing protein — MRRYVVGFLFLVVLVNVAGSVMAVDRLLEMPTAGLIHGDVLVRGEIIPGSHRNIEGVFALADRVQLGVVGNYLDKDDELETAGSLKLLLFDEKDGFPSVSIGAREKDFYFVMSKNLGHDIRAHLGIGNGEFDGLFLGFNKLINPVAVQTSSSTGVPLPINLMAEYANRQVNLGVRVYFREAIAVDAGLMDFEKVKLGMNYSF, encoded by the coding sequence GTGAGAAGATATGTAGTAGGATTTCTTTTTTTAGTAGTATTAGTGAATGTAGCTGGGAGTGTTATGGCTGTGGACAGGCTTTTGGAGATGCCGACAGCGGGGTTGATTCATGGTGATGTATTAGTTCGCGGAGAGATAATTCCGGGTTCGCACAGGAATATTGAGGGAGTTTTTGCTCTGGCTGACAGGGTTCAGTTGGGTGTTGTTGGTAATTATCTGGATAAGGATGATGAGCTGGAGACTGCTGGTAGTCTAAAGCTTCTGTTATTTGATGAGAAGGATGGTTTTCCTTCAGTTAGTATAGGGGCTAGAGAGAAAGATTTTTATTTTGTAATGAGCAAAAATCTTGGTCATGATATTAGGGCACACCTGGGGATAGGCAACGGGGAATTTGATGGTTTGTTTCTTGGTTTTAATAAACTGATCAACCCGGTGGCTGTCCAGACTTCTTCTTCAACAGGTGTCCCCCTTCCCATTAATCTGATGGCGGAATATGCTAATCGACAGGTTAATCTTGGTGTCAGGGTTTATTTCCGTGAAGCGATAGCTGTTGATGCCGGGTTAATGGATTTTGAGAAGGTAAAATTAGGGATGAATTATAGTTTTTAA
- a CDS encoding ABC transporter permease has translation MFWMKTAFRKDIFLLMAAAILLGVILALAGGYLADNYFANMVSGLIGDSGEYDLLFTISSDKEDIAIEQIKNIAADTLPGSSFKTGPKVAGSSNYLLKIPDKYKNEEVYVNLGKYFSDIPGLMSKTIMTEPKLSIRGFRGDTLPVIRPLIAEIEGIDFIYPSSDGLDIIVKKPEFLTEVKKEINSILSNYHILEVRYPLNQHPSNLGQLRGEVVELVEGNLDEVIDVTISNESDRVSLLTSLKQMKTFLMSYATKVLISDLENSEAVLEGSTLLASNEDGEQFVLEVISNTDQQVIALVQEGSINKPISLEVYFQDYGDEVKYLGKGIVDNPRQELADALEQLNEIAPKLEGFLEQSEQLVEFSNMLSEDLAGINDGLGQLENTSQKLSSSLEEWQQEGLSNFLSELLGILDDIKKNTGDITDIQRELVMTSNNLKEGAALIEEKIAYVPRSNGMYQQLDELKDIFLRLSEGLDDNYDLVAMRLADMDPVLSSIGSWEEKIASLLKVEETLNSGANWQEIEGIIADIDQTARIIDASQLQDKLTSIQELLQDLNTNRLPVVLNQLSYIQNSLPDLEESEIVETINLIDSYIAGQVIPGDQIQLLIKGKYNSKGLVNKIEGVVNNPTVTYIEMDAGVLQPNTRGEIFNVLNQVRAVISTIVAFVFTILVMIMDQSLIISTLRLNGSRGYFYGFVSGGLIFSLICLLSGIDFPYLNFSTEFIVGGLSGVLIAFLSKMLNPVDREEWEAGKALGFSTAEIMHEIIIPAGKPGLLYLMNYPRIIFK, from the coding sequence ATGTTTTGGATGAAAACTGCTTTCAGGAAAGATATCTTTTTACTGATGGCTGCTGCTATTCTGCTGGGGGTTATCCTGGCTCTGGCTGGGGGTTATCTCGCTGATAATTATTTTGCTAATATGGTCAGCGGTCTTATTGGTGATTCTGGAGAATATGACCTTTTGTTTACTATCTCCAGTGATAAGGAAGATATCGCTATAGAGCAGATTAAAAATATAGCTGCTGATACTCTCCCGGGTTCTTCTTTTAAGACAGGACCTAAGGTGGCAGGGAGTAGTAATTACTTATTGAAAATACCTGATAAATATAAGAATGAAGAGGTATATGTTAATCTGGGCAAATATTTCTCTGATATCCCTGGGTTAATGAGCAAGACTATCATGACAGAACCGAAACTGTCTATCAGAGGTTTCAGGGGGGATACTCTGCCGGTTATTAGACCACTTATAGCTGAGATAGAGGGAATAGACTTTATCTATCCTAGTAGTGATGGCCTTGATATTATTGTAAAAAAACCGGAGTTTCTTACTGAAGTTAAGAAAGAGATAAATAGTATTCTGAGTAATTATCATATCCTGGAGGTCAGATATCCCCTCAACCAGCACCCGTCTAACCTCGGCCAGTTGAGGGGAGAGGTTGTTGAACTGGTAGAGGGTAACCTTGATGAGGTTATTGATGTGACGATCAGTAATGAGTCAGATCGGGTTTCTCTTTTGACCAGTTTAAAACAGATGAAGACTTTTCTGATGTCCTATGCTACTAAAGTGCTTATTAGTGATCTTGAAAATAGTGAGGCTGTTCTGGAAGGGAGTACCCTGCTGGCCAGTAATGAAGATGGTGAGCAATTTGTCCTGGAGGTAATCAGTAATACTGATCAGCAGGTCATTGCTCTGGTTCAGGAGGGGAGTATTAATAAACCCATTTCTCTGGAGGTTTATTTTCAGGACTATGGGGATGAGGTAAAATACCTGGGTAAAGGCATAGTAGATAACCCGCGCCAGGAGCTGGCTGATGCCCTGGAACAACTTAATGAAATAGCCCCTAAACTGGAGGGTTTCCTGGAACAGAGTGAACAGCTTGTTGAGTTTAGTAATATGCTCAGTGAGGATTTAGCGGGGATAAATGATGGTTTAGGTCAACTGGAAAATACCAGTCAGAAACTGAGCAGTTCTCTAGAAGAATGGCAGCAGGAGGGGCTGTCAAACTTTCTGTCTGAGTTACTGGGTATCCTTGATGATATTAAGAAAAATACAGGTGATATTACAGATATTCAGCGGGAGCTGGTTATGACCAGTAATAATCTAAAAGAAGGTGCTGCACTGATTGAAGAAAAGATAGCCTATGTGCCGCGTAGTAACGGTATGTATCAGCAGTTAGATGAACTGAAAGATATCTTTCTACGGCTTTCTGAAGGTTTAGATGATAATTATGACCTGGTGGCCATGAGACTGGCAGATATGGATCCGGTTCTAAGTTCTATTGGGAGCTGGGAGGAAAAGATTGCTTCACTACTCAAGGTTGAGGAGACCTTAAATAGTGGGGCGAACTGGCAGGAGATCGAAGGGATTATTGCAGACATTGATCAGACTGCCAGGATTATAGATGCCAGTCAATTACAGGATAAGCTGACATCTATTCAGGAATTACTACAGGACTTAAATACCAACCGCTTACCTGTTGTTTTGAATCAACTCTCTTATATTCAGAATTCATTACCTGATCTTGAAGAATCTGAGATTGTTGAGACGATTAATTTGATTGATAGTTATATAGCTGGTCAGGTGATTCCAGGTGATCAGATTCAACTGTTAATTAAAGGAAAATATAATAGCAAGGGGCTTGTTAATAAGATAGAAGGGGTTGTAAACAACCCGACTGTTACCTATATAGAGATGGATGCCGGGGTTTTACAGCCCAATACACGGGGGGAGATTTTTAATGTCTTAAACCAGGTCAGGGCTGTTATTTCAACAATTGTTGCTTTTGTATTTACTATACTGGTAATGATTATGGATCAATCATTGATTATAAGTACACTGAGGCTTAATGGCAGCAGGGGATATTTTTATGGTTTTGTAAGTGGGGGTTTAATCTTTAGTTTGATCTGCCTGCTGAGTGGGATAGATTTTCCTTATCTTAATTTTAGTACAGAATTTATTGTCGGTGGTTTGTCAGGTGTTTTGATCGCATTTTTATCTAAGATGCTTAATCCAGTAGATAGAGAAGAATGGGAGGCAGGTAAGGCTCTGGGTTTTTCCACAGCAGAGATAATGCATGAGATTATTATACCGGCTGGTAAACCTGGATTACTCTACCTAATGAATTACCCCAGAATTATTTTTAAATAA
- a CDS encoding amino acid ABC transporter ATP-binding protein, translating into MLRIKGLKKSFNNDIVLDEIDFELRSGEITAVMGPSGCGKSTFIRSINRLVEPDDGEIFFRDIPVHQLTQDKLEGVRQNIGFVFQHFNLIKRLDVKQNVALGLIKKGYSVAEACEKAVLALADVGLAEMGDASVLNLSGGEKQRVGIARALVLEPELILFDEPTASLDPILVREVLDVLEDIVVRKRTSMIIVTHEVTFARRVADQVYFMDKGKFVESGKPTTVFENPGSWIGKKYKKIINYT; encoded by the coding sequence ATGCTGAGGATAAAAGGTTTGAAAAAAAGCTTTAATAATGATATAGTATTAGATGAAATAGACTTTGAACTCAGGTCAGGTGAGATTACTGCTGTTATGGGGCCGAGTGGTTGTGGAAAATCAACTTTTATCCGTTCAATTAACAGACTTGTTGAACCTGATGATGGAGAGATATTTTTTAGGGACATACCGGTTCACCAGCTTACCCAGGATAAACTGGAAGGAGTCAGGCAGAATATTGGTTTTGTCTTCCAGCATTTCAATCTAATTAAACGCCTGGATGTCAAACAGAACGTTGCCCTGGGCCTTATTAAAAAGGGTTATTCAGTAGCTGAGGCCTGTGAAAAGGCAGTTCTTGCCCTGGCTGATGTGGGCCTGGCAGAGATGGGTGATGCCAGTGTATTAAACCTGAGTGGTGGTGAGAAACAGCGAGTTGGTATTGCCCGGGCCCTTGTGCTGGAACCTGAGCTGATCCTCTTTGATGAACCAACAGCTTCACTTGACCCGATACTGGTTAGAGAGGTTCTTGATGTTCTGGAGGATATTGTTGTTCGGAAACGCACTTCGATGATAATAGTTACCCATGAAGTGACATTTGCCCGTAGAGTAGCTGATCAGGTTTATTTTATGGATAAGGGAAAATTTGTTGAATCAGGAAAACCAACAACGGTTTTTGAAAATCCAGGCTCCTGGATAGGTAAAAAATATAAAAAAATTATCAATTATACTTAA